In Oscillospiraceae bacterium, the following are encoded in one genomic region:
- a CDS encoding SoxR reducing system RseC family protein → MTETGIVIRLDGKYAVVSVIRKSACVGERGGCSGSCAGCSGCSSKALEARVINEAGARPGDTVELYAPDSRMLLLSAAIFFFPLLAAIAAYFAAKLFGADDEAALFVAAAMFALTGIASLFFTNRTKESFAVKAVRIISTPSHEKTE, encoded by the coding sequence ATGACTGAAACAGGAATTGTTATACGCCTTGACGGAAAATATGCGGTGGTTTCCGTGATAAGGAAAAGCGCATGCGTCGGAGAAAGAGGCGGCTGCTCCGGAAGCTGTGCCGGTTGCTCCGGTTGCTCCTCAAAGGCGCTTGAAGCACGCGTTATAAACGAAGCCGGAGCAAGACCCGGCGACACCGTAGAGCTTTACGCGCCTGACTCCAGGATGCTTTTACTCAGCGCGGCCATATTCTTTTTCCCGCTCCTCGCTGCCATCGCCGCGTATTTCGCAGCGAAGCTTTTCGGCGCGGATGACGAGGCGGCTTTGTTTGTGGCGGCGGCTATGTTTGCTCTGACCGGTATAGCTTCTTTGTTTTTCACCAACCGCACAAAGGAAAGCTTTGCCGTGAAGGCGGTAAGGATTATATCCACTCCGTCACATGAAAAGACGGAGTGA